The following proteins are co-located in the Roseofilum reptotaenium CS-1145 genome:
- a CDS encoding DUF1350 family protein: MDWLEIDENWVLVPPRPIAIVHFLGGAFIGAAPHVTYRWLLEAIATQGYIIVTTPFINTFDHYQIARSVLEQFNQTLTQLERLGKLRRRYLPLYGLGHSMGCKLHLIIGSFPKINHAGNIFIAYNNYPVNQSIPLGQELNLATMFQLEFTPSPEQTEVLIEKDYQIRRNLLIRFQNDNIDQSSRLIEILRARFANMVTLQRLPGNHLTPTGQDINWQAGREFSPLDAMGQWVKQEFIYKDITRLKAEILRWLNPGFSR; encoded by the coding sequence ATGGACTGGTTAGAGATTGATGAAAATTGGGTATTAGTGCCCCCAAGACCGATCGCGATCGTTCATTTTTTGGGGGGGGCATTTATAGGCGCAGCGCCCCATGTGACCTATCGTTGGTTATTGGAGGCGATCGCTACTCAAGGCTATATTATCGTCACCACGCCCTTTATCAATACCTTCGATCATTATCAGATTGCACGATCGGTTCTAGAGCAATTCAATCAGACCTTAACTCAATTAGAGCGTTTAGGAAAACTGCGACGGCGCTATTTACCCCTTTACGGTTTAGGCCATAGTATGGGCTGTAAACTGCACCTGATCATCGGAAGTTTCCCCAAAATTAATCATGCTGGAAATATTTTCATTGCCTACAATAATTATCCCGTGAATCAATCCATTCCCCTGGGTCAAGAACTCAATCTGGCCACCATGTTCCAATTGGAATTCACCCCCTCTCCAGAACAAACAGAAGTTTTGATCGAGAAAGACTATCAGATCCGGCGCAATCTGTTAATTCGCTTTCAGAACGATAACATCGATCAAAGTTCCCGATTAATTGAAATTTTACGAGCCAGATTTGCCAATATGGTGACTTTACAAAGACTTCCCGGTAATCATTTAACGCCCACGGGACAAGATATTAATTGGCAAGCTGGACGGGAATTTAGTCCTTTAGATGCCATGGGACAATGGGTCAAACAGGAGTTTATTTACAAAGATATTACTCGGTTAAAAGCCGAAATTTTGCGATGGCTGAATCCAGGCTTTAGTAGATAA
- the gmd gene encoding GDP-mannose 4,6-dehydratase encodes MTQRKRSLITGITGQDGSYLSELLLEKGYEVHGIIRRSSTFNTDRIDHIYIDPHEEQARFFLHYGDLTDGTTLRRILEEIQPHEVYNLGAQSHVRVSFDSPEYTVDTVAMGTLRLLEAIRDYQQRTGNQVRFYQAGSSEMFGKVQEVPQKETTPFYPRSPYSCAKVYAHWQTINYRESYKLFACNGILFNHESPRRGETFVTRKITRAVARIKAGLQKKLYLGNLDAKRDWGYAKDYVRAMWLMLQQDEPDDYVVATNETHSIREFLDIAFTHVGLSWQDYVEFDERYLRPAEVDLLIGDPSKAKEKLGWEPSVTFEELVKLMVDSDREVLEKAKQLGNGFD; translated from the coding sequence ATGACACAACGCAAGCGATCGCTGATTACAGGAATTACCGGTCAAGATGGTTCTTATTTGAGTGAATTATTACTCGAGAAGGGGTATGAGGTTCACGGAATCATTCGCCGCAGTTCCACCTTCAATACCGATCGCATCGACCATATTTACATCGATCCCCATGAAGAACAAGCCCGATTTTTCCTGCACTACGGCGATCTCACCGACGGCACAACCCTCCGCCGGATCTTAGAAGAAATTCAACCTCATGAGGTCTACAATTTGGGCGCTCAATCCCACGTGCGCGTCAGTTTCGACTCCCCCGAATATACCGTTGATACTGTCGCCATGGGAACCCTACGGCTCTTAGAAGCCATTCGAGACTACCAACAGCGTACCGGCAATCAGGTCAGATTCTATCAAGCCGGATCGTCCGAGATGTTTGGGAAAGTCCAAGAAGTACCTCAAAAAGAAACCACCCCCTTCTATCCCAGAAGTCCTTACTCCTGCGCTAAAGTCTATGCCCATTGGCAAACCATTAACTACCGGGAATCCTACAAATTATTTGCCTGTAATGGCATCCTGTTTAACCATGAATCCCCTCGTCGAGGTGAAACCTTTGTAACGCGTAAAATCACCCGTGCAGTGGCTCGGATTAAAGCTGGACTGCAAAAGAAACTCTATTTAGGAAACTTGGATGCCAAACGGGATTGGGGATATGCCAAAGACTATGTACGTGCTATGTGGCTCATGCTTCAGCAAGATGAACCGGATGATTATGTCGTCGCCACCAATGAAACCCACTCCATTCGCGAATTTCTTGATATTGCCTTTACCCATGTGGGTTTAAGCTGGCAAGATTATGTGGAGTTTGACGAGCGCTATTTACGTCCTGCGGAAGTGGATTTACTCATTGGTGACCCGAGCAAAGCTAAAGAAAAGCTGGGTTGGGAACCCTCCGTTACCTTCGAGGAGCTAGTAAAATTGATGGTGGACTCCGATCGAGAAGTGCTGGAAAAAGCCAAACAGTTGGGCAATGGATTTGACTAA
- a CDS encoding GDP-L-fucose synthase family protein: protein MTTIELQDKRILVTGGAGFLGRQVIEQLEGAGANRNHITIVRSREYDLRQMAACEQVVQNQDIIIHLAAHVGGIGLNREKPAELFYDNLMMGTQLIHAAYQAGIEKFVCVGTICAYPKFTPVPFKEEDLWNGYPEETNAPYGIAKKALLVQLQSYRQQYGLNGIFLLPVNLYGPEDNFDPSSSHVIPALIRKVYEAQQRGDTTLPAWGDGSPSREFLYSTDAARGIVMATQKYNDSEPVNLGTGYEITIRDLVELICELMEFKGEIVWQTDKPNGQPRRCLDTQRAKDWFGFTANMEFREGLKRTIDWYRTHGEAA from the coding sequence ATGACCACCATAGAATTGCAAGATAAGCGGATTTTGGTCACGGGAGGCGCGGGTTTTCTCGGTCGTCAGGTGATTGAGCAGCTTGAGGGGGCAGGAGCAAACCGAAATCATATTACCATTGTGCGATCGCGCGAATACGATCTTCGGCAAATGGCTGCCTGCGAGCAAGTTGTCCAAAATCAAGATATCATCATCCACCTGGCTGCCCATGTGGGAGGAATCGGTCTCAACCGGGAGAAACCGGCAGAACTGTTTTACGATAACTTGATGATGGGAACCCAGCTTATCCATGCGGCTTACCAAGCGGGTATCGAAAAATTTGTCTGTGTTGGAACCATTTGCGCCTATCCGAAATTTACCCCTGTTCCTTTCAAAGAAGAAGACCTCTGGAACGGCTACCCGGAAGAAACCAATGCTCCCTATGGCATTGCCAAAAAAGCGCTCCTGGTTCAGCTCCAATCCTATCGGCAACAATATGGGTTGAATGGCATTTTCCTCTTGCCAGTAAACTTATATGGGCCAGAAGATAACTTCGATCCGAGTAGTTCCCATGTGATTCCCGCCTTAATTCGCAAAGTCTACGAAGCTCAACAGCGGGGAGATACAACCCTTCCTGCTTGGGGAGATGGATCGCCGAGTCGTGAGTTTCTCTATTCCACCGATGCCGCACGGGGCATCGTGATGGCCACTCAGAAGTACAATGACTCTGAACCCGTGAACTTAGGAACTGGTTACGAAATTACCATCCGCGATCTAGTTGAACTCATTTGTGAGTTAATGGAATTTAAGGGCGAAATTGTCTGGCAAACGGATAAACCCAATGGTCAACCCCGCCGATGCTTAGATACCCAACGGGCAAAAGACTGGTTTGGGTTTACAGCGAATATGGAGTTTCGCGAAGGGCTGAAACGAACCATTGACTGGTATCGCACTCATGGAGAGGCGGCATAG